From Methylomonas sp. EFPC3, a single genomic window includes:
- a CDS encoding complement resistance protein TraT, producing the protein MAIARNTFMKLAGAAAVAAMLGGCAAVHTSIAKKDLDVQTKMSDTIFLDPVGPEQRTIFLDVRNTSDKANFDVMLPVKQALQSKGYIISTDPEASHYWLRANVLSVDKASPTAAESALHSGYGGSLAGAAAGAAIGGGLGGWSGAGIGGLAGVAVGGAIETIADAAVKDVTYMVVTDIEIAEKAKSGVVVRQDSQQDAKQGIGGSRRQTSSEVSDRKKYRTRIVSTANQANLEYEAAAPSLTSGLVRSISGLF; encoded by the coding sequence ATGGCTATTGCTCGAAACACATTCATGAAACTTGCCGGTGCGGCGGCTGTGGCCGCAATGTTGGGCGGGTGTGCCGCCGTACACACATCGATTGCCAAAAAGGACCTGGACGTCCAAACCAAGATGAGCGACACGATATTTCTCGATCCGGTCGGGCCGGAACAGCGCACCATCTTTCTCGATGTGCGCAATACCTCGGACAAAGCCAATTTCGACGTGATGTTACCGGTGAAACAAGCTCTGCAGTCCAAAGGTTACATCATTTCCACCGATCCGGAAGCGTCGCATTATTGGTTGAGAGCGAATGTGCTCAGTGTCGATAAAGCCAGTCCCACCGCGGCGGAATCGGCGTTGCATTCCGGCTACGGCGGTTCGTTGGCGGGCGCAGCGGCCGGTGCGGCAATCGGCGGCGGCCTCGGCGGTTGGTCGGGAGCCGGTATTGGCGGTTTGGCCGGTGTCGCGGTTGGCGGCGCCATCGAAACCATCGCCGATGCGGCAGTCAAGGACGTAACCTACATGGTGGTCACCGACATCGAAATCGCGGAGAAGGCCAAAAGCGGTGTTGTCGTCAGGCAGGACAGCCAACAGGACGCCAAGCAAGGCATCGGCGGTTCGCGCCGGCAAACATCTTCGGAAGTCAGCGACCGTAAAAAGTACCGCACGCGGATCGTCAGCACTGCCAATCAGGCCAATTTGGAATATGAGGCGGCGGCGCCAAGCTTAACTTCCGGTTTGGTTAGATCGATCTCAGGTTTGTTCTAA
- the nirD gene encoding nitrite reductase small subunit NirD, with translation MNNWIDVCSIDDLQPDSGICALVGGQQVAIFYLPRRQAVYAVGNFDPFSRANVLSRGMIGDIGGEPMVASPMYKQHFHLHTGVCFEDPSVATPAYRVRIDRGRVAVQLPE, from the coding sequence ATGAACAATTGGATCGATGTCTGCAGTATCGACGATTTGCAGCCGGATTCCGGTATTTGCGCTCTGGTCGGCGGTCAACAAGTGGCGATTTTTTATCTGCCGCGGCGGCAAGCGGTTTACGCGGTCGGTAATTTCGACCCGTTCAGTCGCGCGAATGTGTTGTCGCGTGGCATGATAGGCGACATCGGCGGTGAGCCGATGGTGGCGTCGCCGATGTATAAGCAGCATTTTCATTTACATACCGGCGTCTGTTTCGAAGATCCCAGCGTCGCAACGCCTGCATACCGGGTCAGAATCGATCGCGGCAGGGTAGCGGTGCAGTTGCCGGAGTAA
- a CDS encoding folate-binding protein has translation MAAISVNGVDAAGFLQGQLTCNVLDLTESQASIAAFCNAKGRVISTLLVVKTPPGFLLILPLALRDSVYRKLRMYVLRAKVELTMDDRLKIFGITGCASNFNDRTLLQADFAVSTGPELLLKLPGNERFLWLVPEHEVASQVEKLTGHPGFTHGSPAEWRYQDIASGLPWFGPEQSEQHIPQMLNIDRLGGISFNKGCYTGQEIVARTHYLGKVKRALFVAACSGAGQPQPGAAVLDGDTQTVGSVLNAATWENSTRLLLVLQIVDGMPKNLILDGDNRAQLTLISVQ, from the coding sequence TTGGCTGCCATCAGCGTCAACGGTGTTGATGCCGCCGGCTTTTTGCAAGGCCAACTCACCTGCAACGTGCTCGACCTGACCGAATCGCAAGCCAGCATCGCGGCATTTTGTAACGCCAAGGGCCGGGTCATTAGTACGCTGTTAGTGGTCAAAACGCCACCAGGATTCTTATTGATTCTGCCGCTCGCGCTAAGGGACAGCGTTTACCGCAAATTACGCATGTATGTGCTGCGTGCCAAAGTGGAATTGACGATGGACGACCGGCTGAAAATATTCGGCATCACCGGTTGCGCCAGCAACTTCAACGACCGAACGTTGCTTCAGGCCGATTTTGCAGTGTCTACCGGCCCGGAGCTCTTGCTCAAGCTACCCGGCAACGAACGGTTTTTGTGGCTGGTGCCGGAACACGAAGTCGCTAGCCAGGTGGAAAAATTAACTGGTCACCCAGGTTTTACCCACGGGAGCCCGGCGGAATGGCGCTACCAAGATATAGCATCAGGTTTACCGTGGTTCGGTCCGGAGCAGTCCGAGCAGCACATCCCGCAAATGCTCAATATCGACCGACTCGGCGGTATTAGTTTCAACAAAGGCTGCTATACCGGCCAGGAAATTGTGGCGCGGACTCATTACCTCGGTAAAGTTAAACGCGCGTTGTTCGTGGCAGCCTGCTCAGGGGCCGGCCAACCGCAGCCTGGCGCCGCCGTTTTGGACGGCGACACACAAACGGTCGGAAGCGTCCTCAACGCCGCCACCTGGGAAAACAGCACGCGCCTATTGCTGGTCCTGCAAATAGTTGATGGTATGCCAAAAAACCTTATACTTGACGGCGATAACCGCGCGCAACTGACGCTGATTTCGGTCCAATAA
- a CDS encoding HDOD domain-containing protein, which produces MNANSRTIALEIGALKNLPALPEASVRILAAVNTPDISIDRLSSVLALSPALVARLLGLANSAYFSRGGVVSDLRTAIFQVLGMDLVKSLALGIVFNAQFDTTKCQHFDSERFWSESLLIAIAAQKLATDSRHLHGFSVSTVYTSGLLLNIGLLALGFLLPEQLNAILEKCKTSGEAVGDEIAREFGLSHYQFGYVLLNRWQLPVVYQTVLANFRQPNFSGPERPLLVLLGLSRQLSARIYSGTAVNSGVVDAACREIELSEPAIENLVDWLAQNKQALESLAGVMGAR; this is translated from the coding sequence ATGAACGCTAATTCTCGAACCATCGCGTTAGAAATAGGTGCATTGAAAAACCTGCCGGCCTTACCTGAGGCCAGTGTCAGAATACTTGCTGCCGTGAATACGCCGGATATTTCGATAGATAGGCTGAGCTCGGTGTTGGCGTTGTCACCAGCGCTGGTAGCCAGACTGTTGGGATTGGCCAATTCTGCCTATTTTTCCCGTGGCGGTGTCGTCAGTGATTTGCGTACCGCGATTTTCCAGGTTTTGGGTATGGACTTGGTCAAGTCGTTGGCGTTAGGGATTGTGTTCAACGCCCAATTCGATACCACTAAGTGCCAACATTTCGATAGCGAGCGCTTCTGGAGCGAGTCGCTATTGATTGCGATTGCGGCGCAAAAATTGGCGACGGACAGCCGCCATTTGCATGGTTTCTCGGTATCGACGGTTTATACCAGCGGTTTATTGTTGAATATCGGTTTGCTGGCGCTCGGATTTTTGCTGCCGGAGCAGCTGAACGCGATCCTGGAAAAATGCAAAACGTCCGGGGAAGCGGTCGGTGACGAAATCGCCCGGGAATTTGGGCTTAGCCATTACCAATTCGGCTACGTGTTATTGAATAGATGGCAATTGCCGGTGGTGTATCAGACCGTACTAGCGAACTTCCGGCAACCGAATTTTAGCGGCCCGGAACGGCCTTTGCTGGTATTGCTCGGTTTGTCCCGCCAGTTAAGCGCCCGCATTTATAGCGGAACGGCGGTAAATAGCGGCGTGGTGGATGCGGCTTGTCGCGAAATCGAATTATCGGAACCAGCTATCGAAAACCTGGTGGATTGGCTAGCTCAAAACAAGCAGGCTTTAGAGAGCTTGGCCGGCGTGATGGGGGCGCGATGA
- a CDS encoding HDOD domain-containing protein, with translation MQFKSVQDFLVHVQAELDANRLVLPTLPDVAIKVREAVSKGDATAQSLAEIIATDAAISARLIQVSNSPLYRGTVEIKNIQMAVTRLGNNTIRTLITSLIMQQMFTPASALLESYFRSTWEQGVNVSAIARALSSFVPHLNADEAMLAGLIHQIGKLPILTLVEKIPEFRDSPSRLDKLLEKAHPHVGKLIMNTWNFPEELKRVPSEYVDFQRDSGPQADYVDLVQVAFLQSIAGTDHPACRVDWSTVPAFAKLGLQADAEILEIEGVSEEIELAQSMFL, from the coding sequence ATGCAATTCAAATCAGTTCAAGACTTTCTGGTCCACGTACAAGCGGAATTGGACGCCAATCGTCTGGTATTGCCGACGCTGCCGGACGTTGCCATCAAAGTCCGGGAAGCTGTTAGCAAAGGCGACGCCACCGCACAAAGCCTGGCTGAAATCATCGCCACCGACGCGGCAATTTCGGCACGTCTGATTCAGGTTTCCAATAGCCCTTTGTACCGTGGCACCGTTGAAATCAAAAACATTCAAATGGCGGTAACCCGGCTCGGCAACAACACGATCCGGACTCTCATCACCAGCCTGATCATGCAGCAGATGTTTACGCCTGCCAGCGCATTGTTGGAAAGCTACTTCCGTAGCACCTGGGAACAGGGCGTGAACGTCTCGGCGATCGCCCGCGCCCTGAGTTCTTTCGTTCCACACTTGAACGCCGACGAAGCCATGCTGGCGGGCCTGATCCACCAAATCGGCAAACTGCCGATACTGACCTTGGTGGAAAAAATTCCGGAATTCCGCGACAGCCCTTCCCGACTCGACAAACTGTTGGAAAAGGCCCATCCGCACGTCGGTAAACTCATCATGAATACCTGGAATTTTCCGGAAGAATTGAAGCGGGTGCCGTCTGAATACGTCGATTTTCAGCGGGACTCCGGTCCGCAAGCCGACTATGTGGACTTGGTACAAGTTGCCTTCTTACAAAGTATCGCCGGTACCGATCACCCCGCCTGCCGGGTCGATTGGAGTACGGTGCCGGCTTTTGCCAAATTGGGCCTGCAAGCCGATGCCGAAATTTTGGAAATCGAAGGGGTTTCCGAAGAGATCGAATTGGCCCAGTCCATGTTTTTATAA
- a CDS encoding COX15/CtaA family protein produces MIDDQAAARFRRLGALTIFAVYFVILVGGIVRASGAGMGCPDWPTCFGQWVPPTDESQLPANYHEIYAARGYENTAFNPVKTWTEYTNRLVGVTIGFLIFLTAWSSRIYLKADKTIFYLALSVFLLVGFQGWLGSAVVASNLKPLMITLHMLLALGIVALLIYAIARSQKPLLQAIDTHWLTPRFATVLKVAMGMTLLQIAMGTQVREAVDYIAHEHSYIDRQYWRDSFPIIFYVHRSFSSIILFTNLWLVWKIREQAAAGNLLLRLGYVLAGLIVTAILAGVTLDRLGFPAFAQPVHLLMANLIFGAQFFLFICLSYSANRAA; encoded by the coding sequence ATGATAGACGATCAGGCTGCCGCCCGCTTCCGTCGCCTAGGCGCGCTGACAATATTCGCCGTGTATTTTGTGATTCTGGTGGGCGGCATCGTCCGCGCCTCCGGCGCCGGCATGGGTTGCCCCGACTGGCCGACCTGCTTCGGCCAATGGGTCCCACCCACCGACGAATCGCAGCTTCCGGCGAATTACCACGAAATATATGCTGCGCGCGGTTACGAGAATACGGCCTTCAATCCGGTGAAGACCTGGACCGAATACACCAACCGCCTGGTCGGCGTGACGATCGGTTTCTTGATTTTCCTGACGGCCTGGTCCTCGCGCATTTATCTGAAAGCCGACAAGACTATTTTTTATTTGGCGCTGTCGGTGTTCTTGTTGGTCGGTTTTCAAGGCTGGCTCGGTTCGGCCGTGGTAGCCAGCAACCTGAAACCGCTGATGATTACGCTGCACATGCTGCTGGCCCTGGGCATCGTCGCACTGTTGATTTATGCCATCGCCCGCTCGCAGAAACCCCTGCTCCAGGCGATAGACACACATTGGCTGACGCCGCGTTTCGCGACGGTTTTGAAAGTAGCCATGGGCATGACCTTACTGCAAATCGCGATGGGCACCCAGGTCCGGGAAGCAGTCGATTACATCGCTCACGAACACAGTTACATTGACCGCCAATATTGGCGCGACAGTTTTCCAATCATCTTCTACGTCCACCGCTCGTTTTCATCGATTATTCTGTTTACCAACCTGTGGCTGGTTTGGAAAATCCGCGAGCAAGCGGCCGCCGGCAACCTGTTGTTGCGGCTAGGCTATGTCCTGGCGGGCTTAATCGTGACGGCTATTCTGGCCGGTGTCACATTGGACCGTTTAGGCTTCCCGGCGTTTGCACAACCGGTGCATTTGCTGATGGCGAACCTGATTTTCGGCGCCCAATTTTTTCTGTTTATTTGCCTGAGCTATTCGGCAAACCGGGCAGCATAG
- a CDS encoding DEAD/DEAH box helicase has protein sequence MSDTPSATAPSFKDLNLADPILKALESVGYETPSPIQAQIIPFVMAGRDVLGQAQTGTGKTAAFALPILNRIDIKQKDPQALVLAPTRELAIQVAEAFQCYAAHIKGFHVLPIYGGQDYTSQLRQLNRGAHVIVGTPGRVMDHMRRGTLKLDQLQTLVLDEADEMLRMGFIDDVEWILEQTPPTRQTALFSATMPSEIRKIAQQYLNNPEQVTIKVKTATAANIRQRYWFVSGLHKMDALTRILEAENFDGMIIFVRTKTATIEVAEKLEARGFSASAINGDMSQALRERAIDNLKSGKLDILIATDVAARGLDVDRITHVVNYDIPYDTESYIHRIGRTGRAGRTGDAILFVSPREKRLLANIEQATKQKVEEMQLPSTEFINNARINKFKQRITDTLAGEELSFYTQLINQYQVEHNVPAMDIAAALARLLQGDTPLLLKDSGKKPRKDADSKPQTERGERGPRREKGRVGAVEMEMFRIEVGRADGVKPGNIVGAIANETGIDGDHIARIKIEEHYSTVELPAGMPKDLFQALKKVRVAGKPLNISRFDAALVKKDKSKKRVGSTSKRAKSRE, from the coding sequence ATGTCCGATACGCCCTCCGCAACCGCGCCTTCCTTCAAAGATCTCAACCTCGCCGATCCCATACTCAAAGCGCTGGAAAGCGTCGGTTACGAAACCCCTTCGCCGATTCAGGCTCAAATCATACCGTTCGTCATGGCCGGCCGAGATGTGTTGGGCCAGGCCCAAACCGGTACCGGTAAAACCGCCGCCTTCGCCCTGCCCATCCTGAACCGCATCGACATCAAGCAAAAAGACCCGCAAGCCCTGGTGCTGGCGCCGACCCGCGAACTGGCAATCCAGGTGGCCGAAGCCTTCCAATGCTACGCCGCTCACATCAAAGGCTTCCATGTGCTGCCGATATACGGCGGCCAGGACTACACCAGCCAATTGCGCCAACTGAACCGGGGCGCGCATGTCATCGTCGGTACGCCGGGCCGGGTCATGGACCACATGCGTCGCGGCACCTTGAAACTGGACCAGTTGCAAACCCTGGTGCTGGACGAAGCCGACGAAATGCTGCGGATGGGCTTCATCGACGACGTGGAATGGATCCTGGAACAAACTCCGCCGACCCGGCAAACCGCATTGTTCTCGGCAACGATGCCAAGCGAGATCCGCAAAATTGCCCAGCAATACCTGAACAACCCGGAACAAGTCACGATCAAGGTCAAAACCGCCACGGCAGCCAACATCCGCCAACGTTATTGGTTTGTCAGCGGCCTGCACAAGATGGACGCCTTGACCCGGATTCTGGAAGCGGAAAATTTCGACGGCATGATCATTTTCGTCCGCACCAAAACCGCGACCATCGAAGTGGCCGAAAAATTGGAGGCGCGCGGTTTTTCCGCATCGGCAATCAACGGCGACATGTCGCAGGCACTGCGCGAACGCGCCATCGACAACCTGAAAAGCGGCAAGCTGGATATTCTGATCGCCACCGACGTTGCCGCCCGCGGCCTGGACGTCGACCGCATCACTCACGTCGTCAACTACGACATTCCTTACGATACCGAGTCCTATATTCACCGTATCGGCCGCACCGGCCGCGCCGGCCGCACCGGCGATGCGATCCTGTTCGTCTCGCCACGTGAAAAACGCCTGCTGGCCAATATCGAACAGGCCACCAAACAGAAAGTCGAGGAAATGCAGCTGCCGTCGACCGAATTCATCAACAACGCCAGGATCAACAAATTCAAACAGCGCATCACCGACACGCTGGCCGGCGAAGAACTGAGTTTTTATACGCAGCTGATCAACCAATACCAGGTAGAACATAACGTTCCGGCGATGGACATCGCCGCGGCCCTGGCCAGACTGTTGCAGGGCGACACACCGTTACTGCTCAAAGACAGCGGCAAAAAACCGCGCAAAGATGCCGATAGCAAACCGCAAACCGAGCGGGGCGAACGTGGCCCGCGCCGGGAAAAAGGCCGCGTCGGCGCGGTGGAAATGGAAATGTTCCGGATCGAAGTCGGCCGCGCCGACGGCGTCAAACCCGGCAACATCGTCGGCGCCATTGCCAACGAAACCGGCATCGACGGCGACCACATCGCCCGTATCAAAATCGAGGAACACTACAGCACCGTGGAGTTACCGGCCGGCATGCCGAAAGACTTATTTCAAGCTTTGAAAAAAGTGCGCGTGGCCGGCAAGCCGTTGAACATTTCCCGTTTCGACGCCGCTTTGGTCAAGAAAGACAAAAGCAAAAAACGCGTCGGTTCAACCTCAAAACGCGCTAAAAGCCGGGAATAA
- a CDS encoding sensor domain-containing diguanylate cyclase, producing MNSQSEGSNPSQAGGIHDLVMDLFNALSAIKQLSELDCQIDDEALLVKQALTGLIQYQDMERCSFFMLDDLGCLTNLAGTSIQESLQEVESVPDTPLTFKIGEGIIGAAAATGELQYCRNCPEDPRFERTADAAPPGSLISVPVFTLNRQLIGVLNVSHPQPFYFNDWHIRLLEIYKNILGQLITSQRLVRQMERRIASRTAELESLVAETNQLKEHFASMSMHDQLTGLHNRRFFYDQVEIVVAQHMRYRNSLCLLVLDIDHFKVVNDRFGHLFGDQILVGVASALKRQVRSTDILVRFGGEEFVLIFTNTASESGKVFGERIRQEISKLEWKLGGQKVNVTLSIGLFCLAADSYSDNLAPDIDEMINCADAALYQAKANGRNQLVVFDDHIVRGD from the coding sequence ATGAATTCGCAATCCGAAGGCTCAAATCCTAGTCAAGCCGGCGGCATTCATGACTTGGTGATGGATTTGTTCAACGCCTTGTCGGCGATTAAGCAGTTGTCGGAACTCGACTGCCAGATCGACGACGAAGCCCTGCTGGTAAAACAAGCGCTCACCGGTTTGATTCAGTACCAAGATATGGAGCGCTGCTCGTTTTTTATGCTGGATGATTTGGGATGCCTGACCAATTTAGCCGGAACCAGCATTCAAGAGTCACTGCAGGAGGTAGAGTCGGTACCGGACACGCCGCTAACCTTCAAAATTGGCGAGGGGATAATCGGTGCGGCTGCCGCGACCGGTGAGTTGCAGTATTGCCGAAATTGTCCGGAAGATCCGCGTTTCGAAAGAACGGCGGATGCTGCGCCGCCGGGTTCGCTGATCAGCGTACCGGTGTTCACCTTGAATCGGCAGCTGATCGGCGTGTTGAACGTGTCGCATCCGCAGCCGTTTTACTTCAACGATTGGCACATCCGCTTGCTGGAAATCTACAAAAATATCCTCGGTCAATTGATTACTAGCCAACGTTTGGTGCGGCAAATGGAGCGACGAATCGCGTCGCGGACGGCCGAATTGGAAAGTCTGGTCGCTGAAACCAATCAGCTCAAAGAACATTTCGCCAGTATGTCGATGCACGATCAGTTGACTGGCCTGCATAATCGGCGATTTTTTTACGATCAGGTCGAAATTGTTGTCGCCCAGCATATGCGTTATCGCAACAGCTTGTGTTTGTTGGTGCTCGATATCGATCATTTCAAAGTTGTTAACGACCGCTTCGGCCACTTATTCGGTGACCAGATACTGGTCGGTGTCGCTTCCGCATTAAAACGCCAAGTCCGCAGTACCGATATATTGGTGCGTTTCGGCGGCGAAGAATTTGTATTGATTTTTACCAATACGGCGAGCGAGAGCGGTAAGGTTTTCGGCGAGCGGATTCGGCAGGAAATCAGTAAATTGGAATGGAAATTGGGCGGTCAGAAGGTAAACGTGACACTGAGTATCGGCCTGTTTTGCTTGGCAGCCGACAGCTATTCGGATAACTTGGCGCCGGACATCGACGAGATGATTAACTGTGCCGATGCGGCGCTTTACCAGGCCAAAGCCAATGGCCGCAACCAATTAGTAGTATTCGACGACCACATAGTGCGCGGCGATTAA
- a CDS encoding PhzF family phenazine biosynthesis protein: MKYRYYIADVFTRQIFNGAQIAVLPQSNGLNTETMVAIAKELNLPETVFLFPGQGAGSGRRMRIFSPLGEIQFGGQSIVAAAYVMAACGDIALVDPVTPLLLEQNVGVIEANISSVGGKPTLVQFSRSISAVVDRFAPSDEELAQFLGLQIADLDHKKYSPRLVSCGFPYLVVPVWSYESVRKARFNYSAWSQSSAPQTAAQEILLFAPKSPNPEADFTLRLLGPNIGMHEDPPVGSATPAFCSYLCSFEHTRKGTHVFAVERGHHAGRRSLIQLEMDNKQQEYLTVRVGGQAAIFAEGTIDLSD; this comes from the coding sequence ATGAAATACCGCTATTACATTGCCGACGTATTTACCCGGCAAATCTTCAATGGTGCCCAGATTGCGGTGTTGCCGCAGAGTAACGGTCTAAATACCGAAACGATGGTTGCCATCGCCAAGGAATTGAACCTGCCGGAAACCGTGTTCTTGTTTCCAGGCCAGGGTGCGGGTAGCGGTCGGCGAATGCGGATTTTTTCTCCGTTAGGGGAGATTCAGTTTGGCGGCCAGTCCATTGTGGCCGCGGCTTATGTTATGGCTGCTTGCGGCGATATCGCGCTGGTCGACCCGGTGACGCCATTGTTGCTGGAACAAAACGTTGGCGTGATCGAAGCCAATATCTCCAGCGTCGGCGGTAAGCCGACGTTGGTGCAGTTTAGCCGGAGCATTAGTGCCGTCGTCGACCGTTTTGCCCCGAGCGATGAAGAGCTGGCCCAATTCCTCGGTTTGCAAATCGCCGACTTGGACCATAAGAAATATTCGCCGCGCCTGGTTTCCTGCGGATTTCCGTATCTGGTAGTGCCGGTGTGGAGTTACGAATCGGTGCGCAAGGCCCGATTCAATTATTCGGCGTGGAGCCAGTCCAGCGCCCCGCAAACCGCCGCTCAGGAAATTTTGCTGTTCGCGCCGAAATCGCCGAACCCGGAAGCCGATTTCACCTTGCGTTTGTTGGGACCGAACATCGGTATGCATGAAGACCCGCCGGTCGGCAGTGCAACGCCGGCTTTTTGCAGCTATCTGTGTTCCTTCGAACACACGCGTAAGGGTACCCATGTGTTCGCCGTCGAGCGCGGCCACCACGCCGGTCGCCGCAGTTTGATACAGTTGGAAATGGACAACAAGCAGCAGGAGTATCTGACGGTCCGGGTTGGCGGACAGGCGGCAATATTTGCCGAAGGTACTATCGATTTGTCGGATTGA